Within Citrus sinensis cultivar Valencia sweet orange chromosome 1, DVS_A1.0, whole genome shotgun sequence, the genomic segment ACATACTTGCTGACCAAGGAAGCTGCTTACACGAGTGGTGAGATAAAGATCACACGTACAAAGCCAAAAGATTCCAGATGGCAAAACAGTTTTACAGAGATTCCTCAATTGTTGTATGATGTAATGAGTTAGTCATTAATGAACGGCTGTGATCAAAAAGTCCATAACAATACATTCTTTGAGtttgtaaaatgaaatgaacGAGCTGCAGGATGCTGAGCTAATCAGCTATAAATACCAACTGGATGTATCTCAAATCTTATTGAATAAAACAGTTACAAAGCTTCTCTCTACTCTCTCTCTATGTGATcttcaaattctttcaattaacaGCCTGGAAGCAGTTAGGAAGCATATGGAAGCAAAACGTCATTGAAAAATACATTTCGGCGATGCTGACGAGGAGGAGGAGGCCGAGTTAGAAGAGTTCTATGACTATAGCAGCAGGTCATTGTCTTCAAAgttcatcttttttttgtttcttatttcctaatttgatttatttacttttcaacaaaataataaaattcacttTGTTCTGACAATTACATGGATGAGGATGGGAAACAACTGATCTAATCCAATGACATGGCCAACAATGTAGAGCTTGGTGGTGGGTCTGAGCTTATCATAACTAGGAGAACAGATAAAGGAACATCGACTAAAATCTTCGGCTCCCGTGAATATCAGCGGTATTATCGCCAGAAACCCCACCCGTCACCCGCAAATAATGTGGCCATTGCAGTTGCGTTGGCCTCAAGTTGTGTTTTTAATCTTTCTCAACTTGCGCAACCTGGGAATCCCCTCCTCTGAACATGGCATCCTGTATTTTCAGGTACAAGAGCATGGGATTCGGTGATTAGCAACCGTGCAAACAAGAGAGCACATGGTGAGGATGAAGGTAATCAATGAGATGAATAGAACGAGAGTGGAGGCAATGCGCACAAGGGTCGGCATGAAGAATAATATCATCCGAAACCTCCCCAGGAATGTCCCATATTAGTCCTAGACTTTGATTTCTTGTTGAATCAGCAGTTTAAGTAAacctttaaattaaaaaaaaaaaaaaaaaactcagaTATGGTATGGTTTTCGGTGTAagctcttattattatttttattatgggCAAAATTAATTTGCAACCAGGGTTTGGTattcttttttgtcttttttaagGTCAACTATAATGGAGTcctataatttgttataaaaacaaaaaaattaaaaacatttaaattttcacaTATTAGTCCCACACCCACAAATTTTCAGTTGCATTAATGTTTCTAGAAGCCACGATTTTCAGGacaaaaactcaattaaatttatttaagtgtgcaattaaatttactccttttattttagaacaaactcaactaaaaatattaaatttactccttttattttcataaactaacactttattatttttagtaaattaaaatatttttactacataattaaataatttagtatgctaattaaatattatgttataaaaataataataaaacattacCTACAtagaatatcaaattaaatttattttcgtATTTTGTGTATTCCATCTACTTGACACATAAAATctcttgttttaaaaaaaaaaaagatataggGTTTGAACTGCTCATATGGGTGAAAGGAAATTGGTTGCcgtgttaaattaaaaaaaatcatatttatatttatcatcaattatggttagtaaataatttacataCTTTAACTATgtaataaattagttaatatattaattaataagtaaatttattaatttaaatagatattaataaatttaagaataagtcatttaattgaaaacataGTTCAatagagtaaaaaaaaaatcaatatattgtGGACTTATAtgtcataattataaaacttttgatttttcttattttgcatGAACAACAAGGgtttttaatgttaatggCCCAATAATCACATCTGACCATTATACAACTTTCACATTAAATGTAAAGGTGGatttaaaaaagacaaaagaatgGAATACCAAACCCCATGAGTATAGTAGCTGGACCCTTTTATTAGTAAAACATTGACATGCTCCAGTTGTTTCATGAAAGAATTTtcagtttgttttttttggcCATCCTCCATTGGTCCTTTCTCTTCACTTGTTAGAATGATTCATTACGATCGAGACTTTCGTAGACCCCTCTACTTCTCAATTGCCTATTAGTTGCTTATTTCCCCTTCTTCGCTGGCACTCAATGTTCCTAATTTGTTTTGCAACCAAAAAGACGAAATAAATTGGACGCGTACATCTTCTGCGTGTTGACTTCGAATGATCCATAACAAAAGATCACCAAGAGGTCTATTAATGGCTCAATAATTTCTCGAATGACATCAATTTTCCACCATATGTCATTCTCAATGAAGCTTCTTGGTTATTCATTTCCTCCCTGCCCTTCACTGAAACTTCATATGCATTATTTCAAACAACTTTAGCGGGACATACTAATAATCAGGTTGTGAAGAACTGAAGAACAAGACTTTGGGTAGGAGAAAAAACGCAATCAAAGTTTAAGTAATGAAATGTTATTGTGACGCATAATTCATGAAATTAATTGgttgttaaatttatattatctaCGTGTAGGGGActgaaaatttattgttttaaatttcgaATGTTGGATTATATAGAATATAAAACTTAATACCCATaccataattatataaatttaaacgCTACTTGTGTATCATAATAGATTTCACAGTAAACTTGATTTAAGATAACTTTAATACAGTTGCACCGTAACCGGACCccatcttttattataaatatcaataaactTGTTATCGAAATAATCATATGGCTAAGTCTTAAATATGCAAGTTGAGTGTTGACTCTGgtaaaattaatgaagatgACTTGATGTATACGGGTATCATTAGAATTTTCTCCAGTTTCCGCTGTATGTAACTCTCAAAGAGGTTTCCTAAATGGTTATTTCAAATGTCCTTTCATCCTCCGTTGAACCATCATATCCATCTCGCTTATTCTCATCTCTGGCCAACTTTCCTCCACCAATTAACAAACTGTCTGTACAGTATTTCGTGCAACTTTTAGAGTTGTGAAGAGGAAGAACCCGATCTACAAGTTTTTGGATAGACGCGAAGCAAAAAGCCAATCAAAGTTAGTATTATTTCAAATacagttttctttttcattttttttttactaaactCCTCTTTTAGCTTTCATAAAGCTGCTAGACCTGACCTCAGCTGCCACTAGTCTTTGCTTTTGAATGTTCTTGCATCTTACAGAATGTCATCAGGTGGGCAACCAATCTGTAAGTCATTAAAGATGcgcgcccccccccccccccgaacaaaaaaaaaaagatccgCAGACACAGGGCTGTGATTAGTGGTATTTATTCACACATGATAGCAAAAGCACGTATTTATCAACACAGGATCGACAATTCAACACAATATATTGATGAATGGTGTAATAATCGAATTTTGATGTTGTACTGATCTAAGCTGTGCTAAGCATTTAAAGTTATTACACCGTGTGTACGATAATATGCTTAGCTTAACATTAAATGCTGTGCtaagcaattaaatttattcaataaccATCAATGACAGTTCCTATATTATTTCACTAATCTGAAACGTTTTTATTAACTTGCAGCCAAAGTAACCGTGTGGGTAATGCTTGGACTTTTGCTAATTGCAGTAGGAATTCATATCATCCGATATATTTTAGTAAAGCAAAATCCTGCGGAAACAGAAACCCGGAATGCTGCATCTGCTGCTAAGCCTGAAGAGGACGTGGGTGAAGTAATATGGGAAGTTGGTCAAACGATGGAGAGATTCCTTCAAGAAATCGGAAGGGAGAAGCCGGTCAGGTTTACTTCTCTCCAGCTCAATAATTTTACAAGCAATTATTCAACTCGGTTAGGATTTGGAGGTTTCGGACAAGTCTATAAAGGATAATTTCCTAATGGTGTGAAAATTGCAGTGAAGGTCCTTAATAAGAACCTAGGCAAAATTGCTGAAGAGCAATTCATGGCTGAAGTGGGAACTATTGGAAGAACTTATCATATAAATTTGGTTAGGCTTCATGGTTTTTGCCACGACCAACACATGACTGCACTTGTTTATGAGTACATGGAAAATGGTTCACTTGATGGGTATCTGTTTGGCAAGAAACGGGCACTAGAATGGGAGAAGTTGCACGAAATCGCTATAGGGACAGCGAAGGGTTTAGTTTACTTGCACGAAGAATGCCAACAGAGAATCATTCATTACGACATAAAGCCCGAAAATGTTCTCTTAGATGCAAACTTCTCTCCTAAGGTAGCAGATTTCGGGCTTGCAAAGCTTTGTGATAGGAACAGGAGCCATGTTACAATTAGTGGATATAAGGGCACTCCTGGCTACTCTGCACCAGAATTTTTATCAGGGAATTACCCAATTACACATAAATGTGATGTTTATAGCTTTGGAATGGTGTCATTTGAGATTgttggaagaagaagaaatgcaaTTGTTGGAGCCTCCGAGAGCCTTGATTGGTTTCCAAAATACGTGTGGGAAGAATATGAGAAAAGTGAATTGGGTGCAATGATACTGGCATGTGGGATTGAAGAGAAAGACAAAGAGAAAGCAAAACAATTGTGTATGGTGGCTTTGTGGTGTGTGCAAGACTCTCCTGCAGATAGGCCTCCAATGAGTGCCGTGGTCAAGATGCTGGAAGGAGTAGTGGAAGTTTTACCGCCACCGAAACCATTTCGCTACTTGGACTTAAATAAGATGACGGGGTTGAGGTCACTTGAATCTAGTGATGGTTCAAATTCCTCTAATCAGTCTCGCTGGTACAAGGAGACCACTCCAATAATGGCCAGGCATGAAATACAAATAGCTACTTGCTGATAATAACTAAGCTTGTGCCTTGTGCTCTCCATTCCTTGAATTTTCCAatacttgtattttttttttttttattcagttTGTAAGCTAGTGCCTTGTGTTTTTCTTGTATCCTTAGTTTTGTCTGTCGTTGTAAATTGTAACTAAGCAGTATCAGAACCATAATTAGCAATATCTTTGAAAATGGGAAAAGCATTAACAAGGCAACTTTTGCTGCTGCAGCATCTAAGCTCTCAAAAGCCAGGATCCAGGGGAAATACTCTCTCAAATAAACGAGTGCCTCACATGATTAGTAAATTGTACGAACTATGACTTTTTTCTGCTCAACTGATTTCCCAAAGTTTAATTACTGTTCAACTtcaaacttattttgattctaatgTTAATTTCCCGATTTCTCCAATATTCTTGTCCTCAGACTGCCAACAATCTTTTCTCAAACTTGGAACACGGGTCACCATCACAAACTGGCGGGCGCTCTTGGTAAGCTCTTACACTTGttagagaaaaagagagcCTAATTTCGCAGctgatttaattttacataatttgcAGTTACAATTCTGGTACTGGCCATCTTAGCAATAATAGGCGCTGTAGCTTACTGTttggcaaaaataataagttcaaAAGACGTCAAAGGATTAGAACCTACAGTTCTCGAAGCATCCTTGAAAACTGTCCAAGATTTGAAGGATGGTGAACAGACAATGGAGAAATTCCTGCGAGATATTGCAAGGGAGAAGCCGGTTAGGTTCACAATTGAGCAGCTGTGTAGTTTcacaaataattattcaaCAAAGTTGGGTGCTGGAGGTTTTGGTGTAGTTTACAAAGGACAGTTTCCGAATGGGGTGAAAATTGCTGCGAAAATCCTGAAAACATGTTTAAACAAAAGAGTTGAAGCACAGTTTATGGCTGAAATAGGCACCATTGGCAGAACATATCACATAAATCTGGTCAGATTATATGGTTTCTGTTATGATCAAACAAAGGCAGCACTAGTATACGAGTTCATGGAAAATGGCTCACTGGATAAGTACTTATTCACCGATACAGAGGTGCTTAAATGGGAAAAACTGCTTGATATTGCTATTGGGACGGCCAGAGGTATTGCGTATTTACACGAAGAATGCAACCAAAGAATCATTCACTACGACATAAAACCCGCTAACATCCTTCTAGATGCGAAATTCTCGGCTAAGGTTGCTGATTTCGGGCTTGCGAAGCTGTGTAATCCTGAAAACACCCATGACTCTACGTCAGGCTACAGGGGGACTCCAGGTTATTCGGCACCCGAGTTTTTATTGAGAAACTATCCTATTACGCAGAAATGTGACGTTTACAGCTTTGGAATGTTGTTATTTGAGATAATAGGAAGGAGAAAGAATGCTCAGGATTGTTCTTCGGATACCCTTGATTGGTTTCCAAAACAAGTGTGGGATGAGTATGAGAAAGGTGAGTTAGCAGCAAAGGTATTAGGCTGTGGGATAGAAGAAAATGACAGAGAGGAAGCTGAAAGAATGTCAATGGTGGCGTTGTGGTGTGTACAAGATTGTCCAGAGGCAAGGCCTCCAATGAGTGCTGTGGTAAAAATGCTAGAAGGGGGAGTTGAGATTGTAGCACCACCAAAACCATTTCGGTATTTGTATTCAATTGGGATGGATGCACTCAAATCACCATGTAGAATCGTCAATGGGTCAAGTCATCTAGCAAGCGAAGGAACTCAAGGACAAGGCGGTGAATCTTTTTGGTACCAAGAGTCCAGTCCCATTATAGCCAAGTATGGAGCCTCCGGATTTGCCGTTTCATCAAATTAAATGGAACAAGAATTGTATAAACACACGACATATTATCAATTAATGATTGTATCCATTATGCAATGATCttaaatgaagaagatgtGAAATTGCAATAAATGAATCCGTGCAAGATGCTATAAATGGATGATCTTAGTTGGCCACGTCCAAGCTTTGTGACCGCGGTGCCTACTGAtgtcaaacaaaattaatttgcaattttattgtatttatataaatgtgaaattaaaaagaaaaatgacctTTTCAGCCAACCATAGTGTACTCACGTTAACTTCTATTTCAAAATCACGCACGCCTTCCTTTTTTTAAACAGTTGTAACAATATAAGCATTAggggagaaaagaaaaaaaaaaaaaaaaggagacaAAAATTCGATCTTCAGAGTTCTAGGACGAATCAAATCGTGCCACGTCAAATTATCTGATAACCACCGTTAACAACCGCTACTAACGGCACAAACAGATCAATAGACTCGTGTATCTTTAGCCTCTCCAGGTTCCAGCAACGAacttcattttcatattttcgtTTCTCGCACCGCCAGCTACTGCCACGATGGCAAGCAGCATTTCGAGAACGCTGCGAGCTTCCGAGCCTCGATCCGGAGGCAAAATGGTTCGAGCCAGGCGAACCGGGGGTCCTAAAACTCCCTACGACAGGCCCCAGTCTCCTCCCAATTCCAGCCCCAACCCTCAAAACCCTAATTGGCTCTCCAGACTTATTTACTCGCCCACTCGCATGCTTGCTACCGGCGCTGGCAAACTCCTCTCTTCCGTCTTCACTAATGACgactcctcttcttcttcctcgTCAGATTCTGATTCAGGTTCTGTTTCCTCTGTTgcttatgtttaattattccGAGTCAGCctcatttttatctttttgtgtGCAGTTTTACTcctattgttttaaaattttaacgcTGTTCTATGCagtacttttcttttttctttttcttttttccgtgaataatgaaactaatattaagaaattatttccCTACTTCAAATTTATAGCAATGTTTCTTCAGCCTTTCTCGCATGCTTCTCAATTcttcaaattatataaatcacTTCTATTTTTCAGAAGAGGatattgatgatgaagatgaaaatgATGCTACTGATACAATGAAAAAGGTAAATTGTCATCCTTTATGTTCTTCTTTTATAACTCTGTTCGGACTCTTTGTTCTCATTGAAATCACTGTCCAATGATTGTCATTGAGGTTagctttttctaatttgacaCGTAGAtatataatgttttatttgtgGTTATGTTAGAAGGGGACATTAGACATTATTGAGCACGTCAGGAGCGCACATCAACCCACCGTCGGGAAGAGTGAAACCAAGCGTCTAATAGAACAGCTTCTAGTGCAGGTGACTTTCTCGAGGTAATTGTGAATCCATAGCTTCTTTGTATCATAATTTGGACTTTTCATGGTTGTTGTTTTCATTGgatccttttcttttttcaccaCTTGTTTGCTTTGTATTTTTCTGTTATAGTCAGTGgctttttaaatttctgtgaTATAGTGCAACTAGCTTGTGTTGGAATTTTTGTATCAGcatagttttatttgttttcaatcATATGAAAAGTTTCAAGTTTTGGCTCACTTGCTTCGATTCTGAGTTCAAGTTTAAAACCCTTTTGGatatttgcttttattttaaattgttgcCACATTTCTATGAGAAAATATGAGTTGATTCCTCTTCCAAGTTTTTTGTCAACTATTTAATCACTTTTTATGtcttttgaaaatgatttcaCTCCATGATCTGAATGGCTGTTTATATTGGACCAGGGAAGAGTGCAATAGGCTGACAGGTATTATCAAATCAAGGGTTGTTGATAGCCCTGTCATTAGAGACACAGAGGATTGGAGATTAAGTGAACCACGAAACCGAACAATTGGCAGTGGTATTGCTTTGTAATAGTTCTACCAAAAACAAggaaaagttttgaaaattgatcTGCTAAATTTGGATTATAACTGCTGCTACATTTGTATTTCAGATGTTGACATCCCTGATTACCGTTGTACAGCTGTTATGGAGGCAAAAAAATGGTTAGAGGAGAAGAAATCAGGATCGAGTCCAAATTCAGAATTGGAACTTGGAACCTGCGCTTTGAACTCTGCTATGTCACCACATGTTagtaattgatttttatattgtgtCAGCAGCAAACTTTATGGTTGCTTTCAGTCACTTCTAGTGTGGCCCTCATTACTAAacactttattttcttatcttgctgcactgttaagattgttaATCAACTTTTATATTTCccatttctttttgtaattttttcattaaatggCGCGACTAGACATcttgagtattttttttttcacctgtAAGAGATGCCAGAAATTTGTTTTCTGAAATTGACATTTCAGAATGTGATTTACTTTCCCTGCCTCCATAACATTTAATTTTGCGGTTCTTTGTTGGGGGGGGGAAtggatttcatttttatttatgtattacTTCTTTGTGATACATTTGTATGACAACCATTGGGAGCTTCTTTTAGTGTGGGAAAATAAAAGGTTAATACcaatttagatttaaaatgATTTGAGGCATGTATGCAAGGTGATGCCAGTTCTATATTCAAGGTTTGATTTTTTCTAATGCAGGTAAACGAAGGTGAATTAGGTTCTCCAGTAGATATGGCCAAATCGTATATGCAAACACGGCCTCCATGGGCATCTCCATCTGCAAACCATATTGAATGTGGATCACCATCACCAACAGGAATTCAGCTTTTTAAGGAAGAAACGCCATATTCAACTGGTTACACTTCTTTCACATCATCCAAggtttttctattcttttctttttttttaatgtatattTTGTGGTTTCGTTCCATTTCTCTGTTGCGATGAATACAAATTAGCTCTGATGCTAAAGGCAACGAAGGCATTAGTTTCTCGTAGGATAAAATTTGGTTTGTAGCTTCTGTATGGGCTTCAGTTTCCAAGTTTCCAAAGAAATTCAGGAtatttgcttcttcttttttctttgcatCTGATAGAAGGGGATGTTGGGTTAATAATTGTATCTTTGAGCTCTTTTTTAGAGAATTGCTGCTATGACAGCTTATATTGAAACTTTTTAGCTTTCTGTTTATAGGTCTCTTGTCTCTGTCATCTCATGCTGATCTTATTTTAGCAGATTTCTTGTCCACTTTTGCGAGTTCCGCATTCATTTTAATGCAGTTTTCTTAGTTTTcaatcaaaaagaaaaaaatgatgttgGTTTGACTTTGCTTGGTCCTTGTTCATGGTCAATGATGTATGTAAGTGAGTTTTTTGGGAGAATGATTTGgcattattctaaaattatgaaatgcaAATTGAGAGTTGGGAATTCATTAGCAAAGGTCAGGTTGGTGGCAAGTTAAGTTAAATTGACAGGAATATGCCTAAGATCTGATATAGTGATAGATGGTAGGGTAGAATATACTCTTTAAGGAAACCTGGCCATGATGAGACCAAAGCGCTGGACTGTTTCTTGAATTTGttgaaatgaatttggcaGGGGGAACTGTGATGAGGTGTGTCGCAGTTACATTTGTTGCAAATTCATGGTAGATGCTGAATTATGTTTGAGGTGGATGTTTCAAAATATTCAACTGGAAGTCCTGTGTTTTGAGTACAGTTCTCCGATACGCTTCAAAATGTTGAACTTTTTATGCAACACAATATTCTTGATTGGGAAACTAAGAAAACGAAgaagggaaaaggaaaaaggcaAGATCTAAGGTTGTCTCTTCTATCCTGCATgctgattctttttattttattgtctcTCCTGCAGATGAAAAAGGATTCCCCTGCCTCTGGTTCATGGAATATCTTGGAGGAAATACGAAAAGTGAGATCCAAAGCCACAGAAGAAATGCTTAGGACTCCACCTTCCTCAAAAATTGATTGGTCCTCATTTGCTCTAGAGAATAAGAGCATGAGTAATTCTTTAGTGGCTAGTGAGGCATTAACTAGTTTGAGAGACAAAGTGCACAGCTCTGCAAAACCAGTAGCTGCATCTGTAAATGTGGCCACAGGCTTATCTACTTCATATGGCTTTCCAGGTGTGGtttattttactgttttaGGGGAAACTCTGTTGGTTATTCGTAATATCTGTTATGTGTAACAGGATGGATCACTTGAtcttgtttaatattttaggatGCTAGAAATTGAATTATAGATAACCTAATTCATTGAGCCTCATTTTTTGTCCCTTCAGTCACACAGGTGGTGCAGGATATGTTACCAAAAGGAGCTGTGCCACCAAATCCAGCTACTGCTGCTTCTGAACAAAATCAGGTACTGTAGATTGAATGaatacaaatttctttttccttcacataattttttacttgtctATATATGCGAATGCATGCTTTGTTTTAAGCATTTGATTTGTTGGTATTGTTTTTCACAAATGTTACAACTTGCTGACGTCAATTGCAAAAAAATTGCTCTTCATGAAGGCCTTGGAAGGCATTCAGTCCATGATGGGAACAACAGGTAATACTTTTAACCTTTTTACTAAAAGCAACATCATAGCACTTTGTCTGTATTTTTGTAGCCAAATAATTCTTAAATTCCGTGCATTTGAGTATTTCTTTCGTTTAATCTTTCTATCCGGGgggaagatttttttttgttaaagcaTCTGGAATTACATGGAACTTACTTAGTCTGTTAGCTATCCGATAGCAAGTTGAACCTAATCATCtgaaataattgttattttacattatttgtCAACTTTTTTTGTTAAGCTTTATGAGtcaaagatttaattattgtgatgctcttaaagatttttttagtttacaGTGGTTTTTTTTGTTAAGATTGCTCTCGAGCTTCTTGTTAGTGCTTCTATCCTGTCATGTGGTTGTGGTTTCCAGTAGCTAAATGTTATGTGCACTGTTTGTGGAGTTATAATGTCCCTTGTGTAGCTTAAATTAAATCAGCATAAATGGAAGACATAATTATATGTTATCTGAGATGTTAGGAAGGATTACAAGTATTATTGGATATAATCCATAAAGAAATTTCATTATGTGAGCAGAGCCTAGAATATTGCATTAGTGCATGAAGcttcttttttccccttttctttttggggtTCAATTCCTACTTTCCAATAATTTTGTCCTTCGTTACCAAAATGTACTCGATTTGGGCTTGTGGGGTGGCGTCAAAGGGAGACTAAGCTCTGGACAAAGAGTTAAATCATTAGATGACATCAAGACAGCATCACAAAGGTCAGTCTCTTTCTCCCATTCACCAGTATAACCACCTTATTTAGGATAATTATCATCtcaatttttccttcttgAAGTTTGTGTTGCATCAACTTTTAAGGTTTCTCAGTACCTAAACAAAATCGGTTGCTTATTTTGCTATAACGTGTTCTTGTATTAATTACTGGCAATATAGTGaccaaaaaaagagaaaaaaattacttgcAATATGCCAAAAATGACCAGTACTTTGGTAATGGGTAAAAGAACTTCTCTAGTTAATTGTCTagagttcaataaaaaataaaaaataataattaaaaaaattaaaaaatgtattacaCAATAAGGgaagaattaaaagaagaaaggattgaaataaaaaatattcatccaACTTATAAAGTCTTGCATCTCTGCTTATTACAGTGATGCTGATGCTGCCAACATTGATGGCCCTAAGGAAACTAATGGGAGTACTCATCCATTTGGCACTCTGGTGGGAGGAACTGCAGAAGGTAAGAATTCTAGACCAACCTGTATGTGGATGTACCGAAGCTTATAATTGTAGTTTTAAGCCGGGGTCAGGGTTAAGacaaaaatgaagatgaagttTTGGGGATGTGGGTTTTACTCTAGTTTCTCTGTGTTCCCCTACTGTTGAAGGTTTAAAAGTGGTGTTGGCACTGAATGCAACTCCAGATTcgctaaataaacaaaagtgTCCGACTTCAAAGGAACTGACTGGGAAAAGTGGTTCATTTGCTGTTAATGGTTTCCCTACTTCAGAATCTAGGTAAATGGTGGCTGACCCTGCTACTTTGGACATTTGGTCCCAATTTATGCAAATTGgattttaataaacttttatGCTCTCCTTCAGCTTGTCCCCAGGACAGGATAGAGAACAAGACTCTAGGCCATCTAATGAGAATCATAATCCAGTTGCTTCTGGCCATGACGAAGTTCCTCTAAGTGCCCCTACGGGGGAGGTTGGTGAAAATTTGAGTGAAGCTTCAATTGATGTACCAGTAACGCATCAAAATGATAGCATCGCCACGTGCTCTCAAAACAGTTCCAGCATGCAGAAAGAAGGGCTGTCACAGGACCTGATTACACCAAGTACAAAACGCCGCAAGACCACTGGTGCTGCTGAGGAGCAACAGGGAAAGAAACCGAGTAGATACAATCGACGGGGCAAGGGACGGGGTAAATAATATGGAAATTGTATTCGATGGTagtgtaaaattaattgtaagcTAGTTCAGAGAAAAGGAGAGCATCTATCTGTTGTAGTGAAGTTGGTAATTTCATGGAGTCAGGATTTTGTTTTCCCTTCATTTGTTGCATTATTCACTTTTCAGGAGATTtaggttttaaatttctaGTGTAGAAAACGATTTTGAAGCTTTTGTAAGCCAATTTGGTACTTTTGGTCCGTGTAGAAGAAGCACCACTGTATTAATTTATGAGATGAGATGGGTGGTATTAGTTTGTCAAGAAATGTCAGTCCTTGATTGTGTTTATTCTTTCTTCAATCTCAATTTCAACCTGGATCTCGTCCCAGCAGTTTCTCGACTCG encodes:
- the LOC102630167 gene encoding protein KAKU4 isoform X4 — encoded protein: MASSISRTLRASEPRSGGKMVRARRTGGPKTPYDRPQSPPNSSPNPQNPNWLSRLIYSPTRMLATGAGKLLSSVFTNDDSSSSSSSDSDSEEDIDDEDENDATDTMKKKGTLDIIEHVRSAHQPTVGKSETKRLIEQLLVQVTFSREECNRLTGIIKSRVVDSPVIRDTEDWRLSEPRNRTIGSDVDIPDYRCTAVMEAKKWLEEKKSGSSPNSELELGTCALNSAMSPHVNEGELGSPVDMAKSYMQTRPPWASPSANHIECGSPSPTGIQLFKEETPYSTGYTSFTSSKMKKDSPASGSWNILEEIRKVRSKATEEMLRTPPSSKIDWSSFALENKSMSNSLVASEALTSLRDKVHSSAKPVAASVNVATGLSTSYGFPVTQVVQDMLPKGAVPPNPATAASEQNQALEGIQSMMGTTGRLSSGQRVKSLDDIKTASQSDADAANIDGPKETNGSTHPFGTLVGGTAEDSLNKQKCPTSKELTGKSGSFAVNGFPTSESSLSPGQDREQDSRPSNENHNPVASGHDEVPLSAPTGEVGENLSEASIDVPVTHQNDSIATCSQNSSSMQKEGLSQDLITPSTKRRKTTGAAEEQQGKKPSRYNRRGKGRGK
- the LOC102630167 gene encoding protein KAKU4 isoform X3; the protein is MASSISRTLRASEPRSGGKMVRARRTGGPKTPYDRPQSPPNSSPNPQNPNWLSRLIYSPTRMLATGAGKLLSSVFTNDDSSSSSSSDSDSEEDIDDEDENDATDTMKKKGTLDIIEHVRSAHQPTVGKSETKRLIEQLLVQVTFSREECNRLTGIIKSRVVDSPVIRDTEDWRLSEPRNRTIGSAVMEAKKWLEEKKSGSSPNSELELGTCALNSAMSPHVNEGELGSPVDMAKSYMQTRPPWASPSANHIECGSPSPTGIQLFKEETPYSTGYTSFTSSKMKKDSPASGSWNILEEIRKVRSKATEEMLRTPPSSKIDWSSFALENKSMSNSLVASEALTSLRDKVHSSAKPVAASVNVATGLSTSYGFPVTQVVQDMLPKGAVPPNPATAASEQNQALEGIQSMMGTTGRLSSGQRVKSLDDIKTASQSDADAANIDGPKETNGSTHPFGTLVGGTAEGLKVVLALNATPDSLNKQKCPTSKELTGKSGSFAVNGFPTSESSLSPGQDREQDSRPSNENHNPVASGHDEVPLSAPTGEVGENLSEASIDVPVTHQNDSIATCSQNSSSMQKEGLSQDLITPSTKRRKTTGAAEEQQGKKPSRYNRRGKGRGK
- the LOC102630167 gene encoding protein KAKU4 isoform X2; amino-acid sequence: MASSISRTLRASEPRSGGKMVRARRTGGPKTPYDRPQSPPNSSPNPQNPNWLSRLIYSPTRMLATGAGKLLSSVFTNDDSSSSSSSDSDSEEDIDDEDENDATDTMKKGTLDIIEHVRSAHQPTVGKSETKRLIEQLLVQVTFSREECNRLTGIIKSRVVDSPVIRDTEDWRLSEPRNRTIGSDVDIPDYRCTAVMEAKKWLEEKKSGSSPNSELELGTCALNSAMSPHVNEGELGSPVDMAKSYMQTRPPWASPSANHIECGSPSPTGIQLFKEETPYSTGYTSFTSSKMKKDSPASGSWNILEEIRKVRSKATEEMLRTPPSSKIDWSSFALENKSMSNSLVASEALTSLRDKVHSSAKPVAASVNVATGLSTSYGFPVTQVVQDMLPKGAVPPNPATAASEQNQALEGIQSMMGTTGRLSSGQRVKSLDDIKTASQSDADAANIDGPKETNGSTHPFGTLVGGTAEGLKVVLALNATPDSLNKQKCPTSKELTGKSGSFAVNGFPTSESSLSPGQDREQDSRPSNENHNPVASGHDEVPLSAPTGEVGENLSEASIDVPVTHQNDSIATCSQNSSSMQKEGLSQDLITPSTKRRKTTGAAEEQQGKKPSRYNRRGKGRGK